One stretch of Cryptosporidium parvum Iowa II chromosome 3, whole genome shotgun sequence DNA includes these proteins:
- a CDS encoding DEAD/DEAH box ATP-dependent RNA helicase — protein MSGEEQKKNENNTNENEKSSEYFSDVKFESSNICDQLKKALKEMGMETMTEIQAKAIPRILNGKDVLGAAKTGSGKTLAFLIPAANLLYNVEFLPRNGTGVIVISPTRELSLQIYEVCRELCKYLPQTHGLVMGGANRRTEAEKLSKGVNILVATPGRLLDHLQNTKQFLFKNLLNLVIDEADRILEIGFEEEMNQIIKLLPKERQTSLFSATQTTKVADLVRLSLKNPVLVESKNTSSIATVSGLEQGYVIAQANQRFLLLYTFLKKNRDKKVMVFFSSCMSTKFHEELFNYVDLTCSSIHGKKKQTSRMQTYYDFCSADKGLLLCTDVAARGLDIPNVDWIVQYDPPDDPREYIHRVGRTARGAGGTGKALLFLLPEEIAFLQYLKKMNIPLNEYVFGKNKVANVQNQLERLIEKNYHLHCSARDAYRAYLHSYASHALKDAFNVYSLDLQQIAFSFGFSTPPKVDLNLKSGGKASRNAGNKSKNKSSNPYFKSGHKFSASNPYGVRDKNDNRQFVR, from the coding sequence ATGTCTGGGGAGgaacaaaaaaagaacGAAAACAAtacaaatgaaaatgaaaagtCATCAGAATATTTTAGTGATGtgaaatttgaatcatCAAATATTTGTGACCAACTAAAAAAAGCCCTTAAAGAAATGGGGATGGAAACTATGACAGAAATTCAAGCAAAAGCAATTCCTCGAATTTTAAATGGTAAGGATGTTTTAGGAGCTGCAAAGACTGGTTCAGGTAAGACTTTAGCGTTCTTAATTCCTGCGGCAAATCTACTATATAATGTAGAATTCTTACCTAGAAATGGAACTGGTGTTATTGTCATTTCACCAACTAGAGAATTAAGTCTCCAAATTTATGAAGTATGCAGAGAgctttgtaaatatttaccACAAACTCATGGTTTGGTTATGGGAGGAGCAAATAGGAGAACTGAAGCAGAAAAGCTTTCTAAAGGTGTTAATATATTAGTGGCTACTCCTGGAAGACTTTTAGATCACTTACAGAATACAAAAcaattcttatttaaaaatttattgaatctAGTTATAGATGAAGCTGATCGAATTCTAGAAATTGgttttgaagaagaaatgaatcaaattattaaattacttCCAAAAGAAAGACAAACTTCTCTTTTTTCTGCTACTCAGACAACTAAAGTTGCTGATCTTGTTAGACTTTCACTTAAAAATCCAGTTCTTGTTGAATCTAAAAATACTTCTTCTATTGCAACAGTTTCAGGACTTGAGCAAGGATATGTTATAGCTCAAGCTAATCAAAGATTCTTGCTATTATATACATTTCTTAAGAAGAATAGAGATAAAAAAGTTATGGTCTTCTTTAGTAGCTGTATGTCAACCAAATTTcatgaagaattatttaattatgtAGATTTAACTTGCTCATCAATACATGGAAAGAAGAAACAAACTTCTAGAATGCAAACTTATTATGATTTTTGTTCAGCTGATAAAggtttattattatgtaCTGATGTTGCTGCAAGGGGTTTAGATATTCCAAATGTTGATTGGATTGTTCAATATGACCCTCCTGATGATCCTAGAGAATATATTCATAGAGTTGGAAGAACCGCAAGAGGAGCTGGTGGTACTGGAAAAGCCTTATTATTCCTTCTTCCTGAAGAAATTGCCTTCCTTCAATATCTTAAAAAGATGAATATTCCATTAAATGAATATgtttttggaaaaaataaagttgCTAATGTTCAAAATCAGCTCGAAAGGCTTATTGAAAAGAACTATCATCTCCACTGTTCAGCTAGAGATGCCTACAGAGCATATTTACATTCTTATGCTTCTCATGCACTCAAAGATGCATTTAATGTATATTCTCTTGATTTACAGCAAATTGCATTCAGTTTTGGGTTCAGTACGCCTCCTAAAGTTGacttaaatttaaaatcgGGTGGAAAAGCTTCTAGAAATGCAGGTAACAAATCTAAGAATAAAAGTAGCAATCCATATTTTAAATCCGGCCATAAATTTTCTGCTTCTAATCCATATGGTGTTAGAGATAAAAATGACAATAGACAATTTGTTAGATAA
- a CDS encoding 60S ribosomal protein L27A or L27a (transcripts identified by EST), with protein sequence TFLTNIYLYNSRFKKNRKKRGHVSAGHGRVGKHRKHPGGRGACGGLTHKRNWFDKYHPGYFGKVGMRYFHKRLNKMYCPTVNVEKLWTLVSKNTLEHYKYNNKTDKAPIIDCTKSGIFKVLGGGNLPNLPVVVRARHFSKKAEKKIKEAGGICVLSG encoded by the coding sequence ACATTTCTAACtaatatttatctttatAATTCTAGATTCAAGAAGAACAGAAAGAAGAGAGGACACGTATCAGCCGGTCATGGTCGTGTAGGTAAACACAGAAAGCATCCTGGTGGTCGTGGTGCTTGTGGTGGTTTAACACATAAGAGAAACTGGTTTGACAAGTACCATCCAGGCTACTTTGGTAAAGTTGGTATGAGATATTTCCACAAAAGGCTAAACAAGATGTACTGTCCTACTGTCAATGTTGAAAAGTTATGGACTTTGGTGTCAAAGAACACTCTTGAACACTACAAGTACAATAACAAGACTGACAAGGCTCCAATTATTGACTGTACTAAGTCTGGTATCTTTAAGGTCTTAGGTGGAGGTAATCTACCCAATCTTCCAGTTGTTGTCAGAGCTAGACACTTCTCTAAGAAGGCtgagaagaaaattaaGGAGGCCGGTGGTATCTGCGTATTAAGTGGATAA
- a CDS encoding membrane associated protein (transcripts identified by EST): MQGVNVNVYNRQKSYGTTSAGHAYGMTSGLSMQTVQDMAGVSGSYMNTDTFSTKDYADPIIFDNKKSFFNSIKFKRFKKRYAGVLGFAILICFLIGFYLILFSAKHPTSKISKNKSVFEDEHIQFTHDDFLGHSGARHGLNSNEKDSHSNDWSDFEDDWIDEHDFLEEEIDDVEDSEHGHSHYAKMINEMDSHHHDNGSPIETSFDASPKPLKSTDDLDTHKNNEQVIQTTDKLPNEVHGTVPPKPLTEIPSHEESIVYFPKTIHLLGRIGDDSAVNGKYNVMMHPYHEESPWIHGGRLIWYKTGKNSSNNYYIFYEKKLHNWVLTDKFDLDNPNPIAFLPDHGVMPVKGVGKHGCKAQHYWYFREKTSDNSHKLVMDRSVLVTDNGILLDSLPDHEHRKGPSTNQEVIGLKLHKNQIHIDHKYYSDKYSGRHQIDNPY; this comes from the coding sequence atgcAAGGTGTTAATGTAAATGTTTATAATAGACAAAAGTCCTATGGAACTACATCAGCCGGACATGCTTATGGTATGACATCAGGACTTTCCATGCAAACAGTGCAAGATATGGCAGGTGTTTCTGGAAGTTATATGAATACTGATACATTTTCAACTAAAGATTATGCTGATCCAATCATATTTGACAATAAGAAATCGTTCTTTAATAgcattaaatttaaaagatttaaaaaaagatatgCAGGAGTTTTAGGGTTTGctattttaatttgtttcttGATTGGTTTTTActtgattttattttcagcAAAACATCCAACTTCTAAGatatctaaaaataaatctgTTTTTGAAGATGAACATATACAATTTACTCATGATGATTTTCTTGGACATAGTGGTGCTAGACATggattaaattcaaatgaaaaagatTCTCATAGTAATGATTGGTCagattttgaagatgattGGATTGATGAACATGATTTCTTAGAGGAAGAGATTGATGATGTTGAAGATTCTGAACATGGACATTCTCATTACGCTAAAATGATTAATGAAATGGATAGTCATCATCATGATAATGGTTCTCCTATAGAAACTTCATTTGATGCATCGCCAAAACCACTCAAAAGTACAGATGATTTGGATACtcataaaaataatgagcAAGTCATACAAACTACTGATAAACTTCCAAATGAAGTTCATGGTACAGTTCCACCAAAACCATTAACTGAGATACCTTCTCATGAAGAAAGTATTGTTTACTTCCCAAAAACAATTCATTTACTTGGAAGAATTGGTGATGACTCAGCAGTTAATGGTAAATACAATGTAATGATGCATCCTTATCATGAAGAAAGTCCTTGGATTCATGGTGGAAGACTAATTTGGTATAAGACAGGAAAGAACTcttctaataattattatatattttacgAAAAGAAGTTACATAATTGGGTTTTGACAGATAAATTTGATCTTGATAATCCAAATCCTATAGCCTTTTTACCAGATCATGGAGTAATGCCAGTTAAAGGAGTTGGTAAACATGGATGCAAAGCTCAACATTACTGGTATTTCAGAGAAAAAACTTCAGATAATTCTCATAAACTTGTAATGGATAGATCAGTTTTAGTTACTGACAATGGAATTTTACTTGATTCACTTCCAGATCACGAACATAGAAAAGGACCATCTACAAATCAAGAAGTGATAGGACTCAAATTGCACAAGAACCAAATACATATAGATCACAAGTACTATAGTGACAAGTATTCTGGTAGACACCAAATTGATAATCCCTACTAA
- a CDS encoding PUG domain fused to an UBA domain has protein sequence MTDTEKPTNISDNCDDIKNYVDKNLLNSLMEMGFGQVESEKAIFFTRNKGLENAVTWLEENSKDDSIKEPIIEISGSDSIPGAPKLTDEEALEKAKELQRRARELRIQREKEEEIEKEKRRIASTKQLLEAQRKLEEAERIRNIEKAAKEKNAHEVERQRQLSLLKEEWEERFGCPYPEEKTNEVPKGNKEKVAYYCNRMNKEYRSKDLQGIMTCFNLLKTYINNVHSHPYEEKYKRIRLKNPTFESKVLKYQGSIEILMACGFVKDNNEEFLVIPPEKIPDTFVCSQAIKFLTLLTQN, from the coding sequence ATGACAGATACTGAAAAACCAACAAATATTAGTGATAATTGTGAtgatataaaaaattacgTTGATAAAAACCTACTTAACTCTTTAATGGAAATGGGTTTTGGCCAAGTAGAATCAGAAAAAGCCATTTTCTTTACTAGAAATAAAGGACTAGAAAATGCAGTAACTTGGCTTGAAGAGAATTCTAAGGATGATTCTATTAAGGAACctataattgaaatttctgGTTCTGATAGCATTCCAGGGGCACCCAAATTAACAGATGAAGAAGCTCTTGAAAAAGCAAAAGAATTGCAAAGAAGAGCTAGAGAATTACGTATAcaaagagaaaaagaagaagaaattgagaaaGAAAAACGTAGAATAGCTTCTACAAAGCAATTATTAGAAGCTCAAAGAAAGCTTGAAGAAGCAGAAAGGATTcgaaatattgaaaaagcagctaaagaaaagaatgcTCATGAAGTTGAAAGACAACGTCAATTAAGCTTACTTAAGGAAGAATGGGAAGAAAGATTTGGATGTCCTTATCCTGAAGAAAAAACAAACGAAGTTCCAaaaggaaataaagaaaaggtTGCATATTATTGTAATCGAATGAATAAAGAATATAGATCAAAAGATTTACAGGGTATAATGACATGCTTTAATCTACTTAAAACATATATTAACAATGTTCATAGTCATCCTTATGAAGAAAAGTATAAGAGAATTCGTTTAAAGAACCCAACTTTTGAGTCAAAAGTACTCAAATACCAAGGATCAATAGAGATTTTAATGGCATGTGGTTTTgttaaagataataatgaagaatttttaGTTATACCACCAGAAAAAATACCTGATACATTTGTATGTAGTCAAGCTATTAAATTCCTAACTTTACTGACTCAGAATTAG